A single window of Nicotiana sylvestris chromosome 5, ASM39365v2, whole genome shotgun sequence DNA harbors:
- the LOC138868854 gene encoding uncharacterized protein, with translation MAERFFAINQIFFSKDDLPLEGATHNKALHLTVKCEGYYVKRVMLDGGSGVDICPLSTLQHMGIGTERIRPNNVCVHAFDGIKRDTIGKIDLILTIGPVDFKVTFQVLDMDTSYNFLLGRPWIHATGAAPSNLHQMVKFEHEYQEIVVHGKDEQSIYQDPSVPCLEAREGREHIVYQALEIVVAYQCREGNPCPQPFLSNASIMVAKEMIRHGYKPGKGLGRLLQGIVEPITLTAREKFFGVGFRPTPADVKWEDDRKNDGWVLPQPVPHLYRTFIKPKYNEEDEAFTTEEIEEICGAMRKILSNNAALNNMTCLRTSCLDPNTRDNCEIMNQEPDYDEEEAFREINRELEQFENKPKPNLNNTKLVNFGSLEEVQETMINIHTDERTRDALVQLLFEFKDVFAWSYDDMPGMSVDLVVHKLPTYPDYPHVQQKQRKFKTDISDKIKEESFVDCYVGYHQVLMDKEDAEKTSFTTPWGTYCYMVMPFGLKNAGATYMRAMTTIFHDMMHQEIEVYVDDVFIKSKTQDDHVQHDMTGSKEQAIYYSSKKFTSYEAKYTLLERTCCALTWVTQKLRHYLLTYTTYLITRLDPLKYIFQKPMPTGRLAKWQILLTEFDIVYVTRTTMKTQALANHLDVNPVDDEYQPLNTYFPDEEVNSVEAISEDANAWKMFFD, from the exons ATGGCAGAGAGGTTCTTCGCAATCAACCAAATCTTCTTCAGCAAGGACGATCTGCCCCTGGAAGGGGCCAcacacaacaaagcccttcacCTGACTGTGAAATGCGAAGGGTACTACGTAAAAAGAGTCATGTTGGATGGCGGATCTGGGGTAGACATTTGCCCACTCTCAACTCTGCAGCATATGGGAATCGGTACTGAGAGAATTAGACCCAACAACGTGTGTGTACACGCCTTTGATGGCATAAAGAGGGATACAATAGGCAAAATTGATCTGATTCTAACTATCGGCCCGGTAGACTTcaaagtaaccttccaggttttGGACATGGACACTTCATACAATTTTCTCTTGGGAAGGCCGTGGATTCACGCAACGGGGGCTGCGCCATCTAatctccaccagatggtgaagtttgaacatGAGTATCAAGAGATTGTGGTTCACGGGAAAGATGAGCAATCGATTTATCAGGATCCGTCAGTCCCgtgtcttgaagcaagagaggggAGAGAGCACATAGTCTATCAGGCTTTAGAAATTGTGGTCGCGTACCAATGCAGAGAAGGAAACCCTTGCCCccaaccctttctttctaatgcatcaatcatggtggccaaagaaatgatcaggcatggctACAAACCTGGGAAGGGGCTTGGGAGATTATTGCAAGGAATAGTTGAACCTATCACCTTGACCGCCCGTGAAaagttctttggggtaggctTCCGACCCACTCCAGCTGATGTAAAATGGGaagatgatagaaagaatgatggttgggtcttgcctcagccggtgCCGCATCTATATAGAACATTTATCAAGCCGAAATACAATGAGGAAGATGAGGCCTTTACGactgaagaaattgaagaaatatgtggggccatgaggaagatact ttctaataatgcggctttaaataacatgacatgcttgcggacttcttGCCTAGATCCAAACACACGGgataactgtgaaataatgaaccaagaaccagattatgatgaagaagaggcttttagggaaataaatcgagaattggagcaatttgagaataaacctaagccgaacttaaataATACTAAGCTGGTAAACTTTGGTAGTTTAGAAGAGGTCCAAGAGACCATGATAAAcattcacacagatgaaagaactagggatgctttggtccaacttttgtttgagttcaaagatgtatttgcttggtcatatgatgacatgcccggaatgagtgttgatttggtggttcataagttgccaacTTACCCTGATTATCCccatgttcaacagaagcaaagaaaatttaaaacagatatcagtgacaagatcaaagaagag tcttttgtggattgttatgttgggtatcatcaagtcttaatggacaaggaagatgcagagaagacatcGTTTACGACACCTTGGGGAACCTATTGCTACatggtcatgccttttggtctgaagaatgctggggcaacctatatgagagccatgaccaccattttccatgatatgatgcaccaagagatagaggtgtatgtggacgatgtgttCATCAAGTCCAAAACTCAGGATGACCATGT ACAACATGACATGACCGGGAGTAaggaacaagcaatctactattcaagcaaaaagttcacaagctacgaggccaaatataCCTTGTTGGAGAGAACTTGTTGCGCTTTAACTTGGGTtactcagaagctgaggcattacttgCTGACCTACACCACCTACCTCATTACCAGGTTGgaccctttaaagtacatattccagaaaccaatgcccactgggaggttagcaaagtggcagatcttgctcactgaatttgatatagtctacgtcactcgcacgacaatgaaaacCCAGGCATTAGCAAATCACTTGGATGTAAACCcagttgatgatgaataccaacctttgaacacctacttccctgatgaagaggtgaattcagttgaggcaatatccgaggatgccaatgcttggaaaatgtttttTGATTGA
- the LOC138868855 gene encoding uncharacterized protein, with amino-acid sequence MSSEMTLPTIPIEDDSPISGIPTSESAVAEENRILRLHVMEMWDAWANGREPPSVIPGFPELFPRFPTYTYSQPPPYEFTAGQEKATKTHEQEEIVRKIRNMEQSLKNIQGLSGQKIVSYADLCMLPHVHLPLGFKTPKFEKYDGNRDPITHLKRYCNQLRGAGEKEELFTAYFGESLVEITSEWYMDKDISRWHIWDDLARYFVRQFQYNIDIAPDRNSLTNLKKKSSENFREYAVKWREQASRVKPPMDEIEMVTVFLQAQEADYFQNMMSAMCKLFAEAIKIGKMVENGLKTGRILSQSVIRATSQEIQGRSRGVANRKKKEEAAMATSNARRPRPPRPLFFERTPHHYYPHQDVAYDMAPQLYAVMNAQPYVRPHQQFNQNRTPFPRNQPPYQAHYNPRPPQNNFPAREPPKRPNFTPIGESYSSLPPKLVQMVLLQAVPQTRQNPTSPAYKAGTRCAYHLEVEGHDTNDCWTLKRPVENLIEQKRIMLKDEDVPNETNNPLPAHNNWPIIGMICEDKEFNPALKAMIAIADVEKKPKVSAK; translated from the exons atgtcttcggaaatgaCTCTGCCAACAATTCCTATTGAGGATGATAGTCCAATCTCGGGCATCCCAACTTCAGAATCGGCAGTTGCCGAGGAAAATAGAATTTTGCGTCTCCACGTAatggaaatgtgggatgcctgggccaatggaagagaaccaccaagtgtgatccctgggttccctgagctttttcctagg TTCCCCACCTATACCTACTCTCAACCACCCCCGTATGAGTTCACAGCAGGGCAAGAAAAAGCCACCAAAACCCATGAACAAGAGGAGATTGTGAGAAAGATTAGAAACATGGAGCAGAGTCTCAAAAACATACAAGGTTTGAGTGGACAGAAAATTGTATCCTACGCCGACTTATGTATGTTACCTCACGTGCATCTGCCCTTGGGATttaaaaccccaaagtttgagaaatatgatgggaACAGGGATCCCATCACCCACCTCAAAAGATATtgcaaccagttgcggggagcgGGCGAAAAAGAGGAACTCTTCACGGCCTACTTTGGAGAGAGTTTAGTCGAAATCACGTCTGAATGGTATATGGACAAAGATATATCCCGTTGGCATATCTGGGATGAtcttgctcggtactttgttagGCAGTTTCagtacaacatcgacattgccccagacagAAACTCGTTAACAAATCTGAAGAAGAAATCCTCTGAGAACTTCCGGGAATACGCTGTCAAGTGGCGTGAGCAAgcctccagggtaaagcctccaatggacgagattgaaatggtcacagttttcctccaagcccaagaggctgattattttcaaaacatgatgtcagcaaTGTGTAAACTGTTTGCCGAAGCCATCAAAATTGgcaaaatggttgaaaatgggttgaaaacagggCGAATCTTAAGTCAGTCCGTAATAAGGGCTACATCCCAAGAAATCCAAGGTAGGTCTAGAGGTGTAGCTAatcgaaagaagaaagaagaagcagCAATGGCCACTTCCAATGCAAGAAGACCCCGTCCACCCAGACCACTTTTCTTCGAAAGAACTCCACATCATTATTACCCCCACCAGGATGTGGCCTACGATATGGCTCCTCAGCTATACGCAGTAATGAATGCCCAACCCTACGTCAGGCCACACCAACAATTTAATCAAAATAGAACTCCATTtcccagaaatcaacctcctTACCAAGCTCACTATAATCCCCGGCCTCCACAAAACAACTTCCCCGCACGTGAACCACCCAAAAGGCCAAacttcacacccatcggtgaatcCTACTCCAGCCTGCCCCCCAAACTTGTTCAGATGGTTTTGTTGCAGGCTGTTCCCCAAACAAGACAGAATCCAACATCGCCCGCTTACAAAGCTGGTACTCGGTGTGCCTACCATTTAGAGGTAGAAGGGCATGATACAAATGATTGTTGGACCTTGAAGAGGCCTGTGGAGAACCTTATAGAACAAAAGAGAATCATGCTAAAGGACGAAGATGTTCCTAATGAAACCAACAATCcattaccggctcacaacaactGGCCAattattgggatgatttgtgaagacaaagagttcaaTCCGGCTCTAAAGGCCATGATTGCTATAGCTGATGTGGAGAAAAAGCCAAAAGTTTCCGCAAAATAA